The Defluviimonas aquaemixtae sequence CGCACGATCCGGACCGGATATCGCTGGTTCGGCGCTGGTAGACACCGACACGGAGGACGAACATGGCCAAGGCGAAACGGGGCAAGCCCTGCTGGTACGAGCTTTCCACGACCGATCCCGATGGGGCCGCAAGCTTTTACGGGCGCGTGCTCGGCTGGCAAGTCGCCGATGCCGGGATGCCGGGCTTCGACTACCGTATCGCCAAATCCGGCGACGACATGGTCGCGGGCATGATGGCACCGCAGGGCCAGAACACCGAGCCGCTCTGGATGGTCTACGCGACGGTCACAGATTGCGACAAAGCCGCAAAGGCCATCGCGAAGGCGGGCGGCGCGGTCCGTCAGGAACCGACCGACATCCCCGATACCGGCCGCTTCGCCATCGTCGCCGACCCCCAGGGCGCGGCGATTGGGATTCTCCAACCGCTCGAAGACGACAGCAATGCGTTTGACCAGGATAAGCCCGGTCACGCCCAATGGCAGGAGTTGATGACCTCGGATCCGAAAGCGGCGATGGAATTCTACGGAAAGCATTTCGGCTGGAAGCCCGCCGACAGCATGGATATGGGCCCCGGCGGCAGCTACGACATGTTCCGCCACGGCAAGACCGATATCGGCGGCATGATGAAACAGGCGCCCGGCATGCCGGGACCGAAGCGGCCCTTCTGGCTCCCGTATTTCGGCACCGATGGCATCGAAGCCGCCATCGGGCGCACGAACGAAGCGGGCGGCAAGGTCATTCACGGCCCGATGGAGATTCCCGGCGGCGCCTTCATCATGGTCGGAAACGACCCACAGGGTGCGCTTTTCGCGCTCGTCGGGCCGAAGTGACGCTTCAGCCGCGAGCGATCGTGGCGCAGCTTTCCAACAGCCAGTCGCGGAAGACCCGCGCGGGGCGGCGGAGCGTCGCCGCCTCCGGGTAGACGAGGTGGTAGTGCTCCAGCCCCGGCACCGACACCCCGGGCAGGCAGGGCACCAGCCCCTGCGCCGCGACGACCGGGTTGCTCGCCGGCGCGCGCGCCAGCGCGATGCCTGCACCGCTCCCGGCCAGGGCTGCCGCCATGACGGTGGAATCGACCATCACGAACCGCGCACCCGCGCCCAGCATCTTCAGATGCGAGAAGACATGCGGCCACCCCGCGCGATGGGTCGCAACCTCCAGAAGCGGATGGGCCAGAAGATCGGCGGGCGTCCCGATCCTTTCGGCGATGTCGGGCCGGGCGACGGGATACAGCACCTCGCCGATCAGCCGGTCATGCGCCGGGCCGTGGGCCGAAGGCGCGCCGAACACGATCTTCAGATCGGCGAAGGCATGGGCGAAGTCCTCCGTCGCGTTACCGGTCGTCAGGTTCAGTGCGATGTCCGGGTGGCGCGCGGTGAAATCGCCATAAAGCGGCGCGAGAATTCCCTGAGCGAAGATCAGCACCGCCTGCACATAAAGCCGCTCCTCCCGGGCCCGCCCGAACAATCCTTGTGTCGAGCTTTCGAGTGACACCAGCGACATCTGCACCGACGGAAGATATGCCCGCCCGGCCTCTGTAAGGCGGACCGCGTGAGCGTGGCGGATGAAAAGCGGCATCCCCAGATGGCCCTCAAGCGCCTTGACCTGCTGGCTTACCGCCGGTGCCGACATGTTCAACTCCGCCGCCGCCCGCGCGAAACTTTCCGTCCGCGCCGCCGCCTCGAAGACGCGCAGCCAGTTGAGCGAGGGGATGCGGGGGCGCTCCATGCCTCCGAGCATAAGTTCAACTTATTCTCAGCGGCAAGAGATACCGTTCTGACCCCGAACGCACACGCGCTAACGTCGCCACTAAGCGACGAACGGGAGACCAACATGTGCATGCCTTTGATCGACGGCCGGCTTTCAGAAACCGAAAAGGCGAAATACTGGGAGGATGGCTATCTCTTCCCAATCCAGGCGATCCCGCCGGAAAAAGCCCGCGCCTGGCGGTCCGAACTCGAACAAATCGAACATGATTGGCTCGATGCCGGCCTGCCCTTGCCGCTCAACACCTACAAACGCGTCAACGCCAACTGCGTGATGCCGCTTGCGCATCGAATCGGCGCCGACCCCGCGATCCTCGACATCGTCGAAGGCATCCTCGGGCCGGACCTCCTGATTTACGGCGTGGAATTCTTCATTAAGGAACCGCACACGAAGCACAAGGTCTCCATGCATCAGGACCTCACCTATTGGGGGCTCGGCGCGATCGACGGCTTGGTGACGATGTGGCTCGCGCTGTCGCCCTCGACCCGCGCCTCGGGCTGCATGGAGTTCGTGAAGGGCTCGCACCTCAACCCGATCCTGCCGCACGAGGACACCTTCGCCGCGGACAACCTCCTCTCGCGCGGCCAAGAAATCAAGGTCGACGTCGCGTCCGAAGACCGCGCGCCGATCGAACTGATGCCCGGCCAGATCAGCCTGCATCACGGGCTGACGATCCACGGCTCCGGCCCCAATGCGTCGGACGACCGCCGGATCGGCGCGGTGGTGCGCTATGTGACGCCGGAAATCGCCCAGCTAGTCGGGGAAAAGGACTACGCGATGCTCGCCCGGGGCGCCGACCGGACGGGCAACTTCATTAACTTCTGCCCGCCCACCGCGAATTTCACGCCCCAAAGCCTTGCGCTTTACGATGAAATCCGCTCCGCTCAGGCCAAATTCCTGATGAAGGGCACGACGAACGCAAACGGGCTCTACGCGGAGGCGCGCTGATGGAGAAGGTCAACTTCAAACAGATGAAGGACGGTACGAGGGAGGAATACGAATTCCTCACCGCGCACGAGATCGATCATACGAAGCACACCGCCGACCGGCTCCTGGCTGCGCTCGTCGACCTCGACAAGTCACTTTCGGGCTACCAGATTACCCGCCTCGGCCACTCGGTCCAGTCCGCCACCCGCGCCTGGCGCGACGGGGCGGACATCGACTGGGTCGTCTCGGCGCTGCTGCACGACATCGGCGACATCTACGCGCCCTACAACCATGACGAATACGCCGCGACGATCCTGAAGCCTTTCGTCCGCGAGCAATGCACCTGGGTCGTCCAGACCCATGGCGACTTCCAGATGCTCTATTACGGCCACCACGTCGGCGGCGACCAGCACAAGCGCGACCGCCACCGCGGCAACCCCTATTTCGACGACTGCGCCGAATTCTGCGAACGCTGGGACCAGGCTTCATTCGACCCCGACCACGACGACCTGCCGCTCAATTTCTTCGCCCCGATGGTGCGCGAGGTCTTCGACCGCAAGCCCTA is a genomic window containing:
- a CDS encoding VOC family protein, with amino-acid sequence MAKAKRGKPCWYELSTTDPDGAASFYGRVLGWQVADAGMPGFDYRIAKSGDDMVAGMMAPQGQNTEPLWMVYATVTDCDKAAKAIAKAGGAVRQEPTDIPDTGRFAIVADPQGAAIGILQPLEDDSNAFDQDKPGHAQWQELMTSDPKAAMEFYGKHFGWKPADSMDMGPGGSYDMFRHGKTDIGGMMKQAPGMPGPKRPFWLPYFGTDGIEAAIGRTNEAGGKVIHGPMEIPGGAFIMVGNDPQGALFALVGPK
- a CDS encoding LysR family transcriptional regulator, which translates into the protein MERPRIPSLNWLRVFEAAARTESFARAAAELNMSAPAVSQQVKALEGHLGMPLFIRHAHAVRLTEAGRAYLPSVQMSLVSLESSTQGLFGRAREERLYVQAVLIFAQGILAPLYGDFTARHPDIALNLTTGNATEDFAHAFADLKIVFGAPSAHGPAHDRLIGEVLYPVARPDIAERIGTPADLLAHPLLEVATHRAGWPHVFSHLKMLGAGARFVMVDSTVMAAALAGSGAGIALARAPASNPVVAAQGLVPCLPGVSVPGLEHYHLVYPEAATLRRPARVFRDWLLESCATIARG
- a CDS encoding phytanoyl-CoA dioxygenase family protein is translated as MCMPLIDGRLSETEKAKYWEDGYLFPIQAIPPEKARAWRSELEQIEHDWLDAGLPLPLNTYKRVNANCVMPLAHRIGADPAILDIVEGILGPDLLIYGVEFFIKEPHTKHKVSMHQDLTYWGLGAIDGLVTMWLALSPSTRASGCMEFVKGSHLNPILPHEDTFAADNLLSRGQEIKVDVASEDRAPIELMPGQISLHHGLTIHGSGPNASDDRRIGAVVRYVTPEIAQLVGEKDYAMLARGADRTGNFINFCPPTANFTPQSLALYDEIRSAQAKFLMKGTTNANGLYAEAR
- a CDS encoding HD domain-containing protein, whose translation is MEKVNFKQMKDGTREEYEFLTAHEIDHTKHTADRLLAALVDLDKSLSGYQITRLGHSVQSATRAWRDGADIDWVVSALLHDIGDIYAPYNHDEYAATILKPFVREQCTWVVQTHGDFQMLYYGHHVGGDQHKRDRHRGNPYFDDCAEFCERWDQASFDPDHDDLPLNFFAPMVREVFDRKPYDPAVIRPDQREPLTNETAAATR